A single Thermoanaerobaculia bacterium DNA region contains:
- the fabD gene encoding ACP S-malonyltransferase produces MKTALLFPGQGAQFTGMGSDLFAADPKSSELLEIADRTLHFHLSELIRNGPEEELQKTANTQPGILTVSSAFASYLKRHGLMADMVAGHSLGEYSALVYAGAITFEDAVRMVHLRGKYMQEAVPEREGAMAAILGLTSDQVVTICSRASEAGVVCAANFNAPEQTVISGSASGVEAAIQLAREEGAKRAVPLKVSAPFHSPLMELARVRMTAVLNNVSFSRLRMPLVNNIDAMPIQEGEAARDGLIRQVDGPVRWVETIRTMANAGVTRYIEVAPGKVLSGLVKRIQSDAEVVSLSTYDEMTQFLGGTS; encoded by the coding sequence ATGAAAACCGCCCTGCTCTTCCCCGGTCAGGGAGCACAATTTACCGGGATGGGTTCCGACCTCTTTGCGGCCGACCCGAAATCCTCTGAATTACTGGAAATTGCCGATCGGACTCTTCATTTTCATCTTTCCGAATTGATCCGTAACGGACCGGAGGAGGAGCTTCAAAAAACAGCCAATACACAGCCCGGCATTCTTACGGTTTCTTCAGCTTTTGCTTCCTATCTCAAGCGCCATGGGTTAATGGCGGACATGGTGGCAGGGCACAGTCTCGGTGAATATTCAGCACTTGTTTATGCCGGGGCGATTACCTTTGAAGATGCTGTGAGAATGGTTCATCTTCGGGGAAAGTACATGCAGGAGGCTGTTCCCGAGAGGGAAGGCGCGATGGCGGCAATTCTGGGACTTACCAGCGATCAGGTTGTCACGATCTGCTCCAGAGCATCTGAAGCGGGCGTTGTCTGTGCTGCAAATTTCAATGCTCCAGAACAGACGGTAATCAGTGGATCGGCATCTGGAGTGGAGGCTGCAATCCAACTTGCCAGGGAAGAAGGAGCCAAGCGGGCCGTACCTTTAAAAGTTTCTGCTCCCTTTCATTCTCCGCTGATGGAGCTGGCCCGGGTTCGAATGACAGCGGTGTTGAATAACGTTTCTTTTTCGCGGCTCCGGATGCCCCTGGTGAACAACATCGACGCGATGCCCATTCAGGAGGGAGAGGCTGCCCGTGATGGACTCATCCGCCAGGTTGACGGTCCGGTCCGATGGGTTGAAACGATTCGCACAATGGCAAATGCGGGGGTGACGCGATATATAGAAGTTGCACCTGGAAAGGTCTTATCCGGTCTTGTCAAGCGTATTCAATCGGACGCGGAAGTGGTTTCTCTATCCACCTACGATGAAATGACACAATTCTTGGGAGGTACGTCATGA
- a CDS encoding cupin domain-containing protein encodes MNTMCSIQRLDLSAYSWEDARGWGLNLLKASLGTDPTIGDLHVVSMEPGSVRGNHFHDAGVEWLLILNGPVDVIWSKPSGTSQKERIIEFPALYRIPPGVAHAVINVSAGVVFLVAVGDQGERETRPCTLVEGVQTISQG; translated from the coding sequence ATGAATACCATGTGCTCCATTCAACGATTGGATCTCTCTGCCTATTCCTGGGAGGATGCCCGGGGATGGGGACTGAACCTTCTGAAGGCCTCTCTGGGAACCGATCCGACCATCGGGGATCTCCATGTGGTCTCCATGGAGCCAGGTTCTGTGAGGGGAAACCATTTCCACGATGCGGGAGTTGAATGGCTCCTTATTCTGAACGGTCCGGTGGATGTAATTTGGAGCAAGCCTTCAGGAACATCGCAAAAGGAGCGGATCATAGAATTTCCTGCCCTGTACAGGATTCCCCCCGGTGTAGCCCACGCAGTGATCAATGTCTCCGCAGGTGTTGTCTTTCTGGTGGCCGTGGGGGATCAGGGGGAACGGGAAACCCGTCCCTGTACTCTGGTTGAAGGAGTGCAGACTATCTCTCAGGGCTGA
- the fabG gene encoding 3-oxoacyl-[acyl-carrier-protein] reductase, which translates to MDLKGKRALVTGGARGIGAAIATQLADCGADLLLLDIEASALAQKVEELRQTGVKVSGIQADITNSEQTIELVQSDYKANGDCLILVHNAGLTRDNLLMRMGADQWDLVMKVNLYPLHYLTQECLRPMMKARWGRVIAISSVTGLMGNPGQCNYAATKAGVIGFIKSLAREVGSRNITANAVAPGFIRTPMTENLEGDQIDRLKDAISLKRLGEPEDIASAVTFLASPLADYITGTVLNVSGGLYM; encoded by the coding sequence ATTGACCTGAAGGGAAAAAGAGCCCTGGTGACGGGCGGAGCTCGCGGGATTGGGGCCGCCATCGCAACCCAGCTTGCTGACTGTGGTGCAGACCTTCTTCTCCTCGATATTGAAGCCAGTGCCCTTGCTCAGAAGGTTGAGGAGTTAAGGCAGACAGGAGTGAAGGTATCGGGAATCCAGGCGGATATTACAAATTCCGAGCAGACGATCGAGCTCGTTCAATCAGATTATAAAGCCAACGGTGATTGTCTGATCCTGGTTCACAATGCAGGTCTGACAAGAGACAATCTTCTCATGCGGATGGGGGCCGATCAGTGGGATCTGGTGATGAAGGTTAATCTTTACCCTCTGCACTATCTGACGCAGGAGTGTCTCAGGCCGATGATGAAGGCCCGATGGGGAAGGGTGATCGCAATCAGTTCGGTTACGGGTCTTATGGGAAATCCGGGACAGTGTAACTATGCCGCCACAAAGGCCGGAGTGATCGGATTCATAAAATCTCTGGCCAGAGAGGTCGGTTCCAGAAATATTACCGCCAATGCGGTCGCGCCCGGTTTTATACGCACGCCCATGACGGAAAATCTCGAAGGGGATCAGATTGATCGTCTCAAGGATGCAATTTCACTCAAACGTCTCGGGGAACCCGAGGATATTGCCAGTGCTGTGACCTTTCTTGCCAGCCCGCTGGCGGACTATATCACCGGAACGGTTCTTAATGTCTCCGGTGGTCTTTACATGTAA
- a CDS encoding glycosyltransferase family 1 protein, whose amino-acid sequence MIRRLYHTARFILHIFRDLAGTLRDSIRRHQARCRGESFPLTIAWDIFPFYENLTGVGWYAYHLLRNLSQRSDVRINLYGHMFRMEEEGDGLFVDIDLPGVRFRTHGIPSRLILPRSVILLICKAVFEPLFQILDQNDVLFAPNFFPPSRMERAAPDMVPTIHDLTFKVFPEFVQNETLHLLESRMPSSIYHASRIIAVSESTRNDIASYFPGAESKTIKVLSGLDAPCSSGGSLEQSPYLLFVSTIEPRKNLDSLLNAFSLVKQQGYPGKLVIAGKVGWKSEETLSKMRAHPYAGSIRHLNYVNRTRLGDLYHNADLFVFPSHYEGFGFPLLEAMANGCPVIAARNSSLTEVGGDACAYVDSPTPEALAKVIMDVWTHKPLQEQYRKAGRKQAALFKWEEAARETLSVLESSCEDCR is encoded by the coding sequence TTGATTCGTCGATTGTATCACACCGCCCGATTTATCCTGCATATTTTCCGCGATCTTGCAGGTACGTTGAGAGATTCGATCCGCCGTCACCAGGCACGGTGCCGGGGGGAATCTTTTCCTCTCACCATAGCCTGGGATATCTTTCCCTTTTACGAAAATTTGACCGGAGTCGGCTGGTACGCCTATCATCTTCTGCGCAACCTTTCCCAAAGGTCCGATGTTCGCATAAATCTTTACGGACACATGTTCCGCATGGAAGAAGAGGGCGACGGCCTTTTTGTTGACATTGATCTCCCGGGAGTCCGCTTCCGCACTCACGGCATCCCATCCAGGCTGATCCTGCCCCGATCTGTCATACTCCTGATCTGCAAAGCGGTATTCGAACCTCTCTTCCAGATCCTGGACCAAAACGATGTACTCTTTGCCCCCAATTTCTTTCCTCCTTCAAGGATGGAACGCGCAGCTCCCGACATGGTCCCTACGATTCACGACCTGACCTTCAAGGTTTTTCCGGAATTTGTCCAGAATGAGACTCTCCATCTCCTGGAATCGAGGATGCCATCCAGTATCTACCATGCAAGCAGGATTATTGCAGTATCGGAAAGTACACGAAATGACATCGCTTCCTATTTTCCGGGTGCAGAATCAAAAACGATAAAAGTCCTTTCCGGCCTTGACGCTCCCTGTTCATCCGGCGGGTCGCTGGAACAGAGTCCCTATCTGCTCTTCGTGTCCACAATCGAGCCACGGAAAAACCTCGATTCCCTTTTGAATGCTTTTTCCCTCGTAAAGCAGCAGGGGTATCCGGGAAAGCTTGTGATTGCCGGGAAGGTTGGCTGGAAGAGCGAAGAAACACTCTCAAAGATGAGAGCCCACCCCTATGCGGGCTCGATTCGCCATCTGAATTATGTGAATCGCACCAGACTGGGCGATCTCTACCACAATGCCGATCTCTTTGTCTTCCCCAGTCATTACGAGGGCTTCGGTTTCCCACTCCTTGAAGCCATGGCAAATGGATGTCCCGTGATTGCGGCACGAAACTCCTCCCTTACGGAGGTGGGGGGAGATGCCTGTGCCTATGTTGACTCTCCCACACCTGAAGCTTTGGCAAAGGTCATTATGGACGTATGGACCCATAAACCACTTCAGGAACAATATCGCAAGGCCGGGCGGAAGCAGGCGGCTTTATTCAAATGGGAAGAAGCGGCAAGGGAAACTCTTTCCGTGCTGGAGAGCAGCTGTGAAGATTGCCGTTGA
- a CDS encoding DUF177 domain-containing protein — MSQWRVNLLDIPSEGLPLDGKIVFGEDLIHPDQELTIPEAMMRGIVRKISGGFTLQGNLSFTLELPCSRCLESYPLALSIPFNYRLTRERDDDPGTCTYEDDAVVLDEIMAELVLLNVPMKPLCSESCKGLCPNCGINLNTGSCSCQPPTDPRWGALKNLT; from the coding sequence ATGTCCCAGTGGCGCGTCAACCTCTTGGACATCCCTTCCGAAGGTCTGCCTTTGGACGGGAAGATTGTCTTTGGGGAAGACCTAATCCATCCCGATCAGGAACTGACCATTCCGGAAGCCATGATGCGGGGTATCGTGAGAAAGATTTCCGGGGGATTTACCCTGCAGGGAAATCTTTCTTTTACCCTGGAGCTTCCCTGTTCCCGATGCCTGGAAAGTTATCCGCTGGCTCTATCGATTCCTTTTAATTATCGTCTGACCCGGGAACGGGATGACGATCCCGGCACCTGCACGTACGAGGATGACGCCGTCGTCCTGGACGAGATTATGGCGGAACTGGTTTTACTGAATGTTCCCATGAAGCCGCTCTGTTCCGAATCCTGCAAGGGGCTCTGCCCCAATTGCGGGATTAACCTGAATACAGGGTCCTGTTCATGCCAGCCGCCGACCGATCCACGCTGGGGCGCGCTGAAGAACCTAACATAA
- a CDS encoding glycosyltransferase family 1 protein produces MKIAVDGRALYPPRTGIGQHLALLLTELGHLCDLHIFLPREIAPFPIPIRATWHTGPVLKGNIYYHGFLPRILDQEKVDLFLAPLNVLPWNIRIPSVLIVHDITPLEHPGWHRMKNRLTTVPFYDRSFDRADRIIAVSRATRDSVRHYFPGVGPRVGVVPPGRPVPLPSPSDISPLPSEFLLTVSTLEPRKNLHSLLEAHSSDPTLPPLVIAGDKGWKTRYSGSDRTLFLGYVDERTKWELYRRARLFIFPSLQEGFGLPVIEALTAGTPIVSTPVPAAQEYPHPQCHIVDTSPSAILTGIQYMMNVRPGKEVPVSLPSWKEVAETYIDIFQEVLQP; encoded by the coding sequence GTGAAGATTGCCGTTGACGGACGGGCACTCTACCCGCCCCGGACGGGGATCGGCCAGCATCTGGCTCTTCTCCTGACTGAGCTTGGCCACCTCTGCGATCTTCATATCTTTCTCCCCCGAGAAATCGCACCCTTTCCCATTCCCATCCGGGCCACCTGGCATACGGGACCGGTTCTGAAGGGAAATATCTATTATCACGGCTTTCTTCCGCGGATCCTTGATCAGGAGAAGGTGGATCTCTTTCTTGCACCCCTGAATGTGTTGCCCTGGAACATCCGTATTCCTTCCGTCCTTATCGTCCACGACATCACACCTCTCGAACACCCCGGATGGCACCGCATGAAAAACCGACTCACTACGGTTCCTTTCTATGATCGATCCTTTGATCGTGCAGATCGTATCATCGCCGTAAGCCGCGCAACCCGGGATTCCGTCCGACATTATTTCCCTGGAGTGGGACCCAGGGTGGGCGTCGTCCCTCCCGGACGCCCCGTTCCTCTTCCCTCTCCTTCGGACATCTCTCCCCTCCCGTCAGAATTTCTTCTCACAGTATCCACACTGGAACCCCGGAAAAACCTGCACTCTCTCCTGGAAGCCCACAGTTCCGACCCCACTCTTCCCCCCCTCGTGATCGCGGGAGATAAGGGATGGAAAACCAGATACAGCGGGAGTGATCGAACCCTTTTCCTGGGATATGTAGACGAACGGACAAAATGGGAACTCTACCGGAGGGCAAGACTGTTTATCTTCCCCTCCCTGCAGGAAGGATTCGGGCTTCCTGTCATTGAGGCCCTGACCGCAGGCACACCCATAGTATCGACACCCGTTCCTGCGGCACAGGAATATCCTCATCCACAGTGTCACATTGTGGACACCTCGCCCTCCGCCATCCTCACCGGAATCCAATACATGATGAATGTCCGCCCCGGCAAAGAAGTTCCCGTATCGCTACCCTCCTGGAAAGAGGTTGCTGAGACCTACATCGATATTTTTCAAGAGGTTCTTCAGCCCTGA
- the plsX gene encoding phosphate acyltransferase PlsX: MRIAVDAMGGDYAPRNIVAGALEAAELGIPITLVGREDAILYHLPPSSQWPAGLQVVHARDVVGMDDPPTSPLKNKKDSSVRVAANLVRNGEAMALVTAGNTGAAMVCGKLVIGVLRGVDRPALATILPSLHGHVVVTDVGANVECKPRNLLQFAIMGSLYTESILGIRSPRIGLLSNGEEETKGTELVLEAAQLIKKTNLNFIGNVEGRDVFLGKVDLVVTDGFTGNIILKAAEGLGEMVGTMLKESIKESLPASFGYLLSKGAFKKFQKRVDYSEYGGAPLLGTNGVAIICHGRSTPKAIRNAIRVAFEYIDTGLHDKIEVSMKEFSLLEKFHIPKGWTHEP; encoded by the coding sequence TTGAGAATCGCTGTAGATGCAATGGGGGGTGATTACGCCCCCCGGAATATCGTTGCCGGTGCCCTTGAAGCCGCCGAGCTGGGTATTCCCATAACTCTGGTTGGGAGGGAGGATGCCATCCTTTACCATCTCCCACCCTCTTCTCAGTGGCCTGCAGGACTACAGGTTGTCCATGCCCGGGATGTCGTGGGAATGGATGATCCTCCGACCTCGCCGCTGAAGAATAAAAAAGACAGCTCGGTGCGGGTCGCTGCGAACCTCGTCCGCAACGGTGAAGCCATGGCGCTTGTTACTGCTGGAAATACCGGGGCGGCCATGGTATGCGGGAAACTGGTGATCGGTGTCCTGCGAGGAGTAGACCGTCCTGCCCTCGCCACGATTCTTCCCAGCCTCCATGGACACGTCGTGGTCACGGATGTGGGAGCAAATGTCGAATGTAAGCCCCGAAACCTTCTGCAATTTGCCATTATGGGAAGTCTGTACACGGAGTCGATCCTGGGGATCCGTTCTCCCCGCATTGGACTTCTATCCAATGGGGAAGAAGAGACGAAAGGAACCGAACTGGTTCTTGAGGCTGCCCAGCTCATCAAGAAGACAAACCTCAACTTTATCGGAAACGTGGAGGGCAGGGATGTTTTTCTGGGGAAGGTCGACCTCGTGGTTACCGACGGATTTACGGGAAATATCATCCTGAAGGCGGCGGAAGGTCTTGGGGAAATGGTCGGAACCATGTTGAAGGAGTCGATCAAGGAAAGCCTTCCTGCCAGTTTCGGATATCTTTTGTCCAAGGGAGCCTTTAAAAAGTTTCAAAAGAGAGTGGATTATTCAGAATACGGGGGTGCGCCCCTTCTCGGAACGAATGGTGTCGCGATTATCTGCCACGGAAGATCTACCCCCAAAGCCATTCGAAACGCGATTCGAGTGGCCTTTGAGTATATTGACACGGGTTTGCATGACAAAATCGAGGTGAGTATGAAGGAATTCAGCCTCCTTGAAAAATTCCATATTCCCAAAGGATGGACCCATGAGCCGTAG
- the hemE gene encoding uroporphyrinogen decarboxylase, translating into MKKILRVLNGEPVSPPPVWLMRQAGRYMDEYQAIRKNHEFMDMCRIPEVATEVTLQPIRKFGMDAAILFSDILICLPPMGLDVRFEEGTGPIVQPLTSVSQLRSLSIPHPGRDLPFVLDTIRSLRAQLPPSCTLFGFAGAPFTLASYAIEGGSSKHFLKTKEWMYREPESFVQIMKHFADTVAIFLEAQAEAGAEVVQIFDSWGGCLTYDAYKNFALPFVQSITERLRDHVPVVYFLLNGAHLSELFPETGATAVSVGWHEPMTKVLEATKGRLPLQGNLDSAILFSSQDSIRKETDRILGEMKGHPHIFNLGHGVLPKTPVENVEFLVKYVQSR; encoded by the coding sequence ATGAAGAAGATTTTACGCGTATTGAACGGTGAACCAGTTTCCCCTCCGCCTGTGTGGCTGATGCGCCAGGCCGGGCGGTATATGGATGAATATCAGGCGATTCGGAAGAATCACGAATTCATGGACATGTGCAGAATTCCCGAAGTGGCGACGGAGGTAACCCTTCAGCCCATCCGGAAATTCGGCATGGATGCCGCGATCCTCTTCTCTGACATCCTGATTTGCCTTCCTCCCATGGGGCTGGACGTTCGCTTCGAAGAGGGTACCGGTCCCATCGTCCAGCCGTTGACGTCGGTAAGTCAACTTCGGTCTCTGTCCATTCCACATCCAGGTCGGGATCTACCCTTTGTTCTGGACACGATCCGTTCCCTGCGGGCCCAGCTTCCCCCCTCCTGCACCCTTTTCGGGTTTGCGGGAGCGCCCTTCACCCTGGCGTCGTACGCCATTGAAGGAGGCTCCAGTAAACACTTTCTGAAAACGAAAGAGTGGATGTACAGGGAGCCGGAGTCCTTCGTTCAGATCATGAAACACTTCGCAGACACCGTTGCGATCTTCCTCGAAGCCCAGGCGGAAGCCGGAGCGGAAGTCGTTCAGATCTTCGACTCCTGGGGCGGCTGCCTCACCTATGATGCATATAAGAATTTTGCGCTTCCCTTTGTCCAGTCCATCACGGAGCGCCTCCGGGATCACGTCCCCGTCGTCTATTTCCTTCTGAACGGAGCTCATCTTTCCGAACTCTTCCCGGAAACGGGCGCAACGGCAGTCTCCGTCGGCTGGCATGAACCCATGACAAAGGTACTGGAGGCAACAAAAGGCCGTCTTCCCCTCCAGGGAAATCTCGATTCCGCAATTCTCTTCTCCTCCCAGGACTCGATCCGGAAGGAGACGGACAGGATTTTGGGCGAAATGAAGGGACATCCCCACATCTTCAACCTGGGCCATGGCGTCCTTCCCAAGACACCGGTGGAGAATGTCGAATTTCTCGTCAAATACGTTCAGAGCCGATAA
- the hemN gene encoding oxygen-independent coproporphyrinogen III oxidase, with product METRWQKPEFNFDLILKYDKPGPRYTSYPTAPNFTTAYNSDTHRKTILTSQENDPSRPLSLYVHIPFCRSVCYFCGCNVVYTKHEELTHPYVDLLHREMDEVLKTLDPSRPVVQLHWGGGTPTYLSPDLIRKLMNGIRERFTFADDAEIGIEIDPRECTDEHLRALAECGFNRISMGIQDFDPRVQQAVHRIQSEELTRHTISMCRGLKFESINVDLIYGLPYQNREEFETTVDKIIEIDPDRIAVFNFAYLPEMIKHQRAIEGEAMPSPMEKLRILEMVVEKFTSAGYVFIGMDHFAKPEDELTLALKDRTLYRNFQGYTTKSGADLFAFGVSSISMVGNTYAQNEKELESYQRRIEETGLAVFRGVELTDDDVMRRDLITRLMCHFVLKFDEIEDDYGLDFESTFAPELEDLKPLEADGLIALTDREIRVRPLGRLLVRNIAMPFDAYLRAGSTHKFSRTV from the coding sequence ATGGAAACCCGCTGGCAGAAACCCGAATTCAACTTCGACCTGATCCTGAAATACGACAAGCCGGGTCCTCGTTACACCTCGTATCCGACGGCTCCCAACTTCACGACGGCGTACAACTCGGACACTCACAGGAAAACAATCCTGACCTCCCAGGAGAACGATCCTTCCCGTCCTCTCTCCCTCTACGTGCACATTCCCTTCTGCCGGTCAGTCTGTTACTTCTGCGGCTGTAATGTCGTCTACACAAAACATGAAGAACTGACCCATCCCTACGTGGATCTGCTCCACCGGGAAATGGATGAAGTCCTGAAAACCCTGGATCCGTCACGGCCCGTGGTTCAGCTGCACTGGGGCGGCGGTACACCCACCTACCTGTCGCCCGATCTCATTCGCAAACTCATGAACGGGATCCGGGAACGATTCACCTTCGCGGACGACGCGGAGATCGGGATCGAAATCGATCCAAGGGAATGCACTGACGAACATCTCCGGGCCCTGGCTGAATGCGGGTTTAACCGTATATCCATGGGTATCCAGGACTTTGATCCTCGCGTTCAACAGGCTGTCCACCGCATTCAGAGCGAAGAACTGACACGGCATACGATCTCCATGTGCCGTGGATTGAAATTCGAGAGCATCAATGTCGACCTGATCTACGGTCTTCCTTATCAGAACCGGGAGGAGTTTGAGACCACGGTGGACAAGATCATTGAGATCGATCCGGACCGGATCGCCGTTTTCAACTTCGCCTACCTTCCCGAAATGATCAAGCACCAGCGGGCTATTGAGGGAGAAGCCATGCCTTCCCCGATGGAAAAGCTCCGGATCCTGGAAATGGTAGTGGAAAAGTTCACGTCCGCCGGGTATGTCTTTATCGGGATGGACCACTTCGCCAAACCGGAGGATGAACTCACCCTGGCCCTGAAAGATCGGACCCTCTATCGAAACTTTCAGGGATATACCACAAAATCGGGAGCCGACCTCTTTGCCTTTGGAGTCTCCTCCATCTCCATGGTGGGAAACACCTATGCTCAAAACGAAAAGGAACTTGAATCGTATCAGCGGCGGATTGAAGAGACGGGCCTTGCCGTGTTCAGGGGTGTGGAGCTGACCGACGACGATGTGATGCGCCGGGACCTGATCACGCGGCTCATGTGCCACTTCGTTTTGAAGTTCGACGAAATCGAAGACGACTACGGTTTGGATTTTGAATCGACCTTCGCCCCTGAACTGGAGGACCTGAAGCCTCTGGAAGCGGACGGACTCATCGCTCTGACCGATCGGGAAATCCGTGTACGTCCCCTGGGACGGCTCCTGGTCCGCAATATTGCCATGCCCTTCGACGCCTACCTGCGGGCAGGATCGACCCATAAATTTTCACGGACAGTCTGA
- the rpmF gene encoding 50S ribosomal protein L32, translating to MPNPRHRHSRTRGRKRQAHDALKAVPRTECPHCHEQKLPHHVCPHCGHYRGRQVMEGQDTI from the coding sequence ATGCCAAATCCAAGACACAGGCATTCCAGAACAAGAGGAAGAAAACGTCAGGCCCACGATGCCCTTAAGGCCGTTCCGAGGACAGAATGTCCCCACTGCCATGAGCAGAAACTTCCTCACCACGTTTGTCCCCACTGTGGCCATTATCGAGGCCGGCAGGTGATGGAAGGCCAGGATACCATTTGA
- a CDS encoding beta-ketoacyl-ACP synthase III: MSRRARIVETGHCLPEKVVTNFDLEKIVDTSDEWITTRSGIRSRHIARKDEPLSDLAVTAARQALETSGIPLDKLDLIILATVTQEQLFPATACMIQHKLGVKNAAAMDIQAGCTGFIYALSIADQFIRSGKYDNALVIGGEVLSRYVNWKDRNTCVLFADGAGAVVLRAEEGERGVLETGLYADGSMYDLLSMPGGGSNAPANRKEEFDPDLFHIHMKGNETFKIAVRSLTDVSFEVLSRHGLNPTEVDWLFFHQANVRIIQAVADRLGIDNSKAYINIDHVGNTSAGSIPIALDEANKKGLIKPGELMLMSAFGAGLTWGAALVRW; encoded by the coding sequence ATGAGCCGTAGAGCACGTATTGTAGAAACAGGCCATTGCCTGCCCGAAAAAGTCGTGACTAATTTTGACCTGGAGAAGATCGTCGATACCTCCGACGAGTGGATTACAACACGAAGCGGTATTCGAAGTCGTCACATTGCCCGGAAAGATGAACCCCTTTCTGATCTGGCCGTAACCGCTGCACGACAGGCCCTCGAAACAAGCGGTATTCCCCTGGATAAGCTCGATCTGATCATCCTGGCTACAGTAACCCAGGAACAGCTTTTCCCTGCGACCGCGTGCATGATTCAGCATAAGCTCGGTGTGAAGAATGCGGCCGCGATGGATATACAGGCCGGGTGTACCGGTTTTATTTATGCTCTTTCCATTGCGGATCAATTCATTCGATCGGGAAAGTATGACAACGCCCTCGTCATCGGTGGAGAGGTGTTATCCAGGTATGTGAACTGGAAAGATCGAAATACCTGCGTTCTCTTTGCCGACGGAGCGGGAGCGGTTGTGCTCCGGGCCGAAGAGGGGGAACGGGGTGTCCTGGAAACAGGTCTCTATGCCGATGGCAGTATGTATGACCTTCTTTCCATGCCGGGTGGAGGAAGTAATGCTCCCGCGAACAGGAAGGAAGAATTTGATCCCGATCTCTTCCATATCCATATGAAGGGGAACGAAACCTTCAAAATTGCAGTTCGGAGCCTGACCGACGTGAGCTTTGAAGTATTGAGCCGTCACGGACTGAACCCGACCGAAGTGGACTGGCTCTTTTTTCACCAGGCCAATGTCCGGATTATCCAGGCTGTCGCCGACCGTCTGGGAATTGATAACAGCAAGGCCTATATCAATATCGACCATGTAGGGAATACATCCGCCGGGTCGATCCCCATCGCTCTGGACGAGGCCAATAAAAAGGGTCTGATAAAACCTGGGGAGCTCATGCTTATGTCAGCGTTTGGAGCAGGCCTTACGTGGGGAGCCGCTCTGGTGAGGTGGTAG